From Clostridia bacterium, the proteins below share one genomic window:
- a CDS encoding LPXTG cell wall anchor domain-containing protein, producing the protein MLIVAALLLAGAVPAFAYNGEVVYDGNAKEFVFAPGSEYSPTDLFPDLKNVMPGDSLTQKITVRNTADKKVDVKIYMRSLGAQEGTEDFLSQLSMKVIESSDKTLFDAPADQTDGLTDWVLLGTLHSGGETDLTVQLDVPATIGNEFRGAIGYIDWEFKVEEIPVEEPNTGDEGLPVWPFIAGGAALVLIAILLVVFKRKK; encoded by the coding sequence ATGTTGATAGTTGCCGCGCTCCTGCTTGCAGGCGCAGTACCCGCGTTCGCCTATAACGGCGAGGTCGTTTACGACGGCAACGCTAAGGAGTTCGTCTTCGCGCCCGGCAGCGAGTATTCGCCCACGGACCTTTTCCCGGATCTCAAAAACGTAATGCCGGGTGACAGTCTCACGCAGAAGATAACCGTCCGCAACACCGCGGATAAAAAGGTCGACGTCAAGATCTATATGCGTTCGCTCGGAGCGCAGGAGGGAACCGAAGACTTCCTTTCCCAGCTTTCCATGAAGGTTATCGAGAGCTCCGACAAGACGTTGTTTGACGCGCCTGCGGATCAGACCGACGGACTCACGGATTGGGTTCTGCTCGGGACGCTGCATTCCGGCGGCGAAACCGATCTGACCGTTCAGCTCGACGTTCCGGCGACTATCGGAAACGAGTTCAGGGGCGCCATCGGCTACATAGACTGGGAGTTCAAAGTCGAAGAGATCCCCGTCGAAGAGCCGAACACGGGCGACGAAGGGCTGCCGGTGTGGCCGTTCATCGCGGGCGGCGCTGCGCTTGTTCTCATAGCGATCCTGCTTGTTGTTTTCAAGCGTAAGAAGTAA